One segment of Paenibacillus rhizovicinus DNA contains the following:
- a CDS encoding TetR/AcrR family transcriptional regulator, translated as MGRKQSYTASELLDLTKKLVLEHGYDGFHLKLLSQHLPGARSTIYQYYANKEEIVSACMKRVITSVIERASAIDETDTMQALQELLGIYVDESKLHQLLGDAQKINTTNSAAASRDLDVVEQAHTTLKIQLTRLFQRAQQEKNLREDIPLPVLIGGFFNLINTPNMINVPNPQWSKLLFQMWIGGAQG; from the coding sequence ATGGGTAGAAAGCAATCCTATACAGCATCTGAACTACTGGATCTTACAAAAAAGCTGGTGCTTGAGCATGGATATGACGGGTTTCATCTCAAGTTGCTTTCGCAGCATTTACCCGGTGCAAGAAGTACGATTTATCAGTATTATGCCAATAAGGAAGAAATTGTTTCTGCCTGCATGAAGCGTGTGATCACGAGCGTCATAGAGAGGGCTTCAGCGATCGATGAGACTGACACCATGCAGGCCCTTCAGGAACTGCTTGGCATTTATGTTGACGAATCCAAGCTTCATCAACTATTAGGCGATGCTCAAAAAATTAATACAACAAATTCTGCTGCGGCTAGTCGGGATCTAGATGTCGTTGAGCAAGCCCATACTACGCTAAAAATTCAACTTACGCGTCTCTTCCAAAGAGCGCAACAAGAGAAAAATCTCAGAGAAGACATTCCGCTCCCGGTGCTTATCGGGGGCTTTTTCAACCTTATCAACACCCCTAATATGATAAACGTCCCTAATCCCCAATGGAGCAAGCTTCTGTTTCAAATGTGGATAGGAGGAGCGCAAGGATAG
- a CDS encoding SDR family oxidoreductase: MLIVTGANGKLGKGVVEELLKRIPADQIGVSVRNVSQAHELKARGVRVRHGDFANAESLLDAFEDASQVLLVSTGILGDAGIRQHQTAIDTAKKSGARRVLYTSHMGSSRASFFPPMVHHAATEDLLKESGIRCTSLRNGFYASSLVGLIGDAVKTGELIVPEDGPIAWTTHSDLAQAIAVILAEKNWEGPSPNLTASEAIDMEGVAAMVSDIVGRPIYRKVVTDDTYRAYLTAQGFPEVRIAITLGLFRASRNGDFAQTSNALADLIGRPPLTIRDFLKESLSL; encoded by the coding sequence ATGCTTATCGTTACTGGAGCGAATGGAAAGTTAGGCAAGGGCGTGGTCGAGGAGCTGCTTAAACGCATCCCGGCTGATCAGATTGGTGTCAGTGTTCGGAATGTGAGCCAGGCACATGAATTAAAGGCGCGCGGCGTACGTGTTCGTCATGGCGATTTCGCTAACGCGGAGAGCTTGCTGGATGCTTTTGAAGACGCGTCGCAGGTTCTCCTTGTTTCAACCGGTATTTTGGGTGATGCGGGAATCCGTCAGCACCAAACCGCGATAGACACAGCAAAGAAGTCCGGCGCCCGGCGGGTGCTGTACACGAGTCATATGGGCTCTTCTAGAGCGTCGTTTTTCCCGCCTATGGTTCACCATGCAGCGACAGAAGATTTGCTTAAAGAGTCGGGTATACGCTGCACGTCTCTTCGCAACGGTTTTTACGCCTCCTCATTGGTTGGATTAATAGGCGATGCCGTCAAAACGGGCGAGTTGATCGTTCCCGAGGATGGTCCGATTGCCTGGACAACGCACTCGGATTTGGCTCAAGCTATTGCAGTGATCTTAGCCGAGAAGAACTGGGAGGGTCCATCTCCGAATCTAACGGCCTCTGAAGCGATTGACATGGAGGGGGTTGCGGCGATGGTATCGGATATCGTCGGCCGGCCCATCTATCGAAAGGTCGTAACGGACGATACGTATCGGGCTTATCTGACTGCCCAAGGTTTTCCGGAAGTGCGCATTGCAATCACCTTGGGTTTATTCCGTGCCAGCCGTAACGGGGATTTCGCGCAAACGAGTAACGCTTTAGCTGACCTGATCGGTCGTCCTCCGTTGACGATAAGGGACTTTCTAAAAGAGTCATTATCTCTATAG
- a CDS encoding collagen-like domain-containing protein, whose product MPKSFPRRIGPTGPAGPIGRVGPIGPIGLIGSTGPTGPTGSTGSTGPAGLTGLQGNAGLAGPVGVSGLAGMPGIDGAIGEIGPAGPAGLQGANGTTGSTGSTGIAGFSSDHAYIYNLGNQTITPGMSIPFDSNGILFGGISHIDGSTDISISSPGDYFVSFSISGASIDQFALFLDGSLMEGSIYGSDDGNQQNMGHAIITVTTVPALLTVRYHNNISILSVQLQTLAGGTQSNVTASVFLQKLGIQVTETVTTSAELLAALNNNATSTINLVAGSYDISTDPVISRTTAVRLNSVSPGAVIQFNLNQEFNFITIGSQVTANVNRIRNLTQGINYASIALAVAAANPLDTIELSPGTYIETVSTATPLVINKTITLRGISSKLTIVQFNVVGSQDFSYLSLRADAILLENIHWVGPTGAGLTQNSIFNVALASFLPLILYQNIMIRYCTFEGGRRTAFIDTNTFTFIGNTIIHTGDRDALVFERIEGTTTVYGNVFRGGATSRRTISIEGDFANDAIQVSNNTATSWLQFVLFNSPTSNTSLLVSENVVNHMTRSGSTVIFLPAAVNFFQNFVSILIDDNIFIQPNPNRLAVYLDYTFGGTSVPSAAQIKVHNNKFSYTLPWGSGTDTVSPLFPVGFSTGAPVGVSLAAFDLIGNVNF is encoded by the coding sequence TTGCCGAAATCTTTTCCACGAAGAATTGGACCTACCGGACCTGCCGGACCAATCGGACGCGTCGGACCAATCGGACCAATCGGACTTATCGGTTCAACCGGACCTACCGGACCTACCGGATCCACCGGGTCTACCGGGCCTGCCGGGCTTACCGGTCTCCAAGGCAACGCGGGGCTTGCCGGGCCTGTAGGGGTTTCAGGTCTTGCAGGCATGCCTGGAATCGACGGTGCCATAGGCGAAATCGGGCCTGCCGGACCTGCCGGTCTTCAAGGCGCGAACGGTACAACGGGTTCGACCGGATCGACAGGCATCGCCGGATTCTCGTCCGATCATGCCTATATTTATAATTTAGGGAATCAAACCATTACTCCTGGAATGAGCATTCCCTTTGATAGCAACGGGATCCTATTCGGTGGTATTTCTCACATAGACGGATCCACGGATATTTCCATTTCTAGTCCAGGCGACTACTTCGTCTCTTTTTCTATTAGCGGCGCTTCAATCGATCAGTTTGCATTATTTTTAGATGGATCCTTAATGGAGGGGTCTATTTATGGTTCCGATGATGGTAATCAACAAAATATGGGCCATGCAATTATCACAGTGACAACTGTACCTGCCTTGTTAACGGTGAGGTATCACAATAATATATCCATCCTGAGCGTTCAACTTCAAACGCTGGCCGGTGGAACGCAATCGAATGTCACAGCCTCGGTCTTTCTGCAGAAATTAGGCATACAGGTCACCGAGACGGTAACGACAAGCGCTGAATTATTAGCCGCACTTAATAACAATGCTACAAGCACGATCAACCTCGTTGCGGGAAGTTATGACATTAGCACGGATCCCGTTATCAGTCGTACAACGGCTGTCCGGCTGAACAGTGTCTCTCCCGGGGCGGTCATCCAGTTCAATTTGAATCAAGAATTTAATTTTATTACGATTGGCAGCCAGGTTACCGCCAATGTGAATCGGATTCGCAACCTCACGCAAGGCATCAACTATGCATCGATAGCTTTAGCTGTAGCTGCAGCCAATCCGTTAGATACCATAGAGCTGTCTCCCGGTACTTATATAGAGACGGTCTCAACAGCAACCCCGCTTGTTATTAATAAAACGATCACACTGCGAGGGATATCTTCTAAACTGACAATCGTTCAATTCAACGTTGTCGGGAGCCAAGACTTTTCCTACTTGTCCCTTCGTGCCGATGCCATTCTTCTTGAGAACATTCATTGGGTTGGTCCAACGGGAGCGGGACTCACGCAAAATTCGATATTTAATGTAGCGCTCGCATCCTTTTTGCCGTTAATTTTATACCAGAATATCATGATCAGATATTGTACGTTTGAAGGTGGAAGACGAACTGCGTTTATTGATACGAATACATTTACTTTCATAGGCAATACGATCATTCATACCGGAGACAGGGATGCGCTTGTCTTTGAAAGAATCGAAGGCACGACAACTGTATATGGGAATGTCTTTAGAGGAGGGGCAACGAGCAGGCGAACGATATCGATCGAAGGGGATTTCGCCAATGATGCCATCCAAGTCTCCAATAATACGGCAACCAGCTGGCTGCAATTTGTTCTCTTTAATTCGCCAACATCCAACACCTCGTTATTGGTATCGGAAAATGTCGTTAACCATATGACCCGTAGCGGAAGCACGGTGATCTTCTTGCCCGCAGCCGTAAATTTCTTTCAGAATTTCGTCTCCATTCTTATTGATGATAATATATTTATTCAGCCGAATCCGAATCGATTGGCTGTTTATCTCGACTATACATTCGGAGGTACTTCCGTACCCTCGGCGGCACAAATTAAAGTGCATAACAACAAATTTAGTTATACGCTGCCATGGGGATCGGGCACCGATACGGTCAGTCCTTTGTTCCCGGTCGGATTCAGCACAGGCGCGCCCGTAGGTGTATCGCTTGCAGCCTTCGATCTGATCGGCAATGTGAATTTCTAA
- a CDS encoding ABC transporter permease gives MFLAVKELMHSKMKFLMIVIIFVLVAWLVFILSGLGNGLSTLAASAFQNMKADYVVFEQGAQSTMGKSLLSDELVAQAEKLPNVAAASPMGSTMATALKGNSTKNEDKVDIAILGVLPGSFLEPAVIEGVGLAAANPTGVIVNKTMKDDGFKLGDTFQLDGSTQALTIIGFVDNQTYNHLSAVFVPMSEWRKITFAAPGSDKGIADPVNAVMLQGKHIDPAYISSKLSNTDTVTRGAAIHGMPGYKEENGSIMMMLGFLLAISAFVLGVFFYVITMQKTNQFGIMKAIGARNGFLGKAIVSQVVVLSLTSIVIGILLTYGTAAIMPKGMPFKLEMNLVIEYSVILLVIAVLSSLVSVRKITKIDPLKALGRAE, from the coding sequence ATGTTTTTAGCTGTAAAGGAGTTAATGCACAGCAAGATGAAATTTTTGATGATTGTCATTATTTTTGTCTTGGTTGCTTGGTTGGTGTTCATCCTATCGGGACTTGGTAACGGATTATCGACGCTTGCAGCATCCGCTTTCCAGAACATGAAAGCCGATTATGTCGTCTTTGAACAAGGGGCGCAGTCGACCATGGGCAAGTCCCTGTTATCCGACGAATTGGTGGCGCAAGCGGAGAAATTGCCTAATGTAGCAGCCGCATCTCCAATGGGAAGTACGATGGCCACCGCTTTGAAAGGAAACAGCACAAAGAACGAGGATAAGGTCGATATCGCAATCTTAGGCGTTCTTCCCGGCAGCTTTCTAGAGCCGGCAGTAATTGAAGGCGTAGGGCTGGCTGCAGCGAATCCGACAGGCGTCATTGTGAACAAGACGATGAAGGATGACGGCTTTAAGCTTGGGGATACTTTTCAGCTAGACGGTTCGACACAAGCCTTGACGATTATCGGCTTCGTCGATAATCAGACGTACAACCACCTCTCAGCCGTATTTGTTCCGATGTCCGAATGGCGGAAGATCACGTTCGCCGCGCCGGGCTCGGATAAGGGAATTGCAGATCCGGTTAATGCAGTCATGCTGCAGGGCAAACATATCGATCCTGCTTATATTAGCAGCAAGCTCTCCAATACCGATACCGTCACGCGCGGAGCAGCGATTCACGGCATGCCGGGGTACAAGGAAGAGAACGGCTCCATAATGATGATGCTGGGCTTTTTGCTTGCGATATCCGCTTTCGTGCTAGGAGTATTCTTTTATGTGATTACGATGCAGAAGACCAATCAATTCGGCATCATGAAGGCGATCGGCGCAAGAAACGGCTTTCTCGGCAAAGCGATTGTCTCACAGGTCGTTGTTTTATCGTTGACGAGTATCGTTATTGGTATTCTGCTCACATACGGGACTGCGGCAATCATGCCGAAGGGGATGCCGTTCAAGCTGGAGATGAACCTCGTTATCGAGTACTCGGTTATTCTTCTCGTCATCGCAGTGCTGAGTTCACTGGTCTCGGTTCGCAAAATAACTAAAATTGATCCGCTGAAGGCGCTTGGGAGGGCAGAATAA
- a CDS encoding ABC transporter ATP-binding protein, which translates to MTTGLQISNVTKYYAEGSNRISALEKVSISVEPGELVAVVGPSGSGKSTFLSIAGALLKASEGEVNLNGHLLAKLSDKELSNVRLKEIGFIMQSSNLVPYLNVLDQLLLVKRMSGKVKAADRTFAVKLLEELGLGSKLKSYPEELSGGEKQRTAIARALINNPNVILADEPTASLDTKRAHEVVSLIANEVKSRRKAAIMVTHDERMLEYCDKVYRMEDGKLSLAETTRLASAAESGSFF; encoded by the coding sequence ATGACAACGGGACTGCAGATCAGCAACGTAACGAAGTATTATGCCGAGGGAAGCAACCGGATATCCGCGCTTGAAAAAGTCTCTATTTCGGTGGAGCCTGGAGAGCTTGTCGCTGTAGTCGGGCCTTCCGGGTCGGGCAAGAGCACATTTCTTTCAATTGCGGGCGCATTGCTCAAAGCTTCGGAAGGAGAAGTCAACTTGAACGGGCATCTTCTGGCTAAGCTTTCCGATAAAGAACTTTCGAACGTACGATTGAAGGAAATCGGCTTTATTATGCAATCATCCAATCTAGTGCCTTATTTAAACGTTCTTGACCAATTGCTTCTAGTGAAGAGAATGTCGGGGAAGGTTAAAGCTGCGGATCGAACGTTCGCCGTTAAGTTACTTGAGGAGTTAGGACTCGGTTCGAAGCTGAAGAGCTACCCGGAGGAACTGTCAGGCGGTGAGAAGCAGCGTACGGCCATCGCGCGGGCTTTAATCAACAATCCCAACGTTATCTTGGCGGATGAGCCCACGGCCAGTCTGGATACCAAGCGTGCCCATGAGGTGGTCAGTCTGATAGCAAATGAGGTAAAGTCGCGCCGTAAAGCAGCGATTATGGTCACGCATGATGAACGCATGCTTGAATATTGCGATAAAGTGTACCGAATGGAAGATGGTAAATTGTCGTTAGCGGAAACGACAAGATTAGCGTCCGCAGCCGAGAGCGGAAGCTTCTTCTAA
- a CDS encoding TetR/AcrR family transcriptional regulator, which translates to MHAFNDLLDEKRNLYSISVHDLANRAAVNRATFYAHFEDKFAFLAYWMTEKFQLILSRRLPDDAAFSPDNLYVLVQTVFQFLVRFRQYLTPGDKQFEPLLENAMHKELYRLLLQWLQSVPKQSHLQEKLEVTALVVSWGIFGSALQWSREVQARTLESMVEKVMEVVTDNLGTFWERAKMDTGF; encoded by the coding sequence ATGCATGCCTTTAACGATTTGCTCGACGAAAAGAGAAACCTCTATTCCATTTCTGTTCATGACCTTGCGAATCGGGCCGCCGTCAACCGCGCAACCTTCTATGCCCATTTTGAAGACAAGTTCGCTTTTCTCGCTTATTGGATGACGGAGAAGTTTCAACTCATTCTCTCAAGAAGACTGCCCGATGATGCCGCCTTCAGTCCGGACAATCTGTATGTCCTTGTTCAGACCGTCTTTCAATTTCTCGTAAGATTTCGACAGTACCTCACGCCGGGAGACAAGCAATTTGAGCCGCTGCTGGAGAACGCCATGCATAAGGAATTGTATCGTCTCCTGCTTCAATGGCTACAATCGGTGCCTAAACAGAGCCACCTGCAAGAAAAGCTGGAAGTTACGGCTCTTGTGGTCAGCTGGGGCATATTCGGGTCGGCCCTGCAGTGGAGCAGGGAGGTTCAAGCCCGCACGCTGGAGTCGATGGTGGAAAAGGTTATGGAGGTTGTAACGGATAATTTAGGCACTTTCTGGGAGCGTGCCAAAATGGATACCGGTTTCTAA
- a CDS encoding histidine phosphatase family protein yields the protein MKSRPSDPSVINSLRQGGYILYVRHGEATVGEDAPRVDFNDCSTQRNLSEAGRRQAEKYGEALRSLQIPVQAPVIASPFCRAKETAELAFGEGKVQTDSFWVRVYNLSSTLPPAEQQATINDLTTVLETLPPQGSNKVIVAHSFPRGIGLGEITNLGTVIVKPRGQGNGFEIVGRFTLDEWLSFR from the coding sequence TTGAAATCAAGGCCATCAGACCCCTCGGTAATTAACTCACTTCGTCAGGGTGGTTATATTCTTTATGTAAGGCACGGGGAGGCAACGGTAGGAGAGGACGCTCCGAGAGTTGATTTCAATGATTGCTCTACCCAAAGAAATCTTTCTGAGGCTGGGAGAAGACAAGCTGAAAAATATGGTGAGGCGCTGCGCAGTTTGCAAATCCCGGTCCAAGCCCCGGTTATAGCTAGTCCCTTTTGCCGAGCGAAGGAAACCGCGGAATTGGCTTTTGGCGAGGGGAAGGTCCAAACCGACTCGTTCTGGGTTAGAGTATATAATTTAAGCAGTACCTTGCCTCCCGCCGAGCAGCAAGCCACTATAAATGACTTAACTACTGTACTGGAAACATTACCTCCCCAAGGGAGCAACAAGGTTATCGTCGCTCACAGTTTCCCTAGGGGCATTGGTTTAGGGGAAATCACTAACTTAGGCACCGTAATTGTGAAACCAAGAGGGCAGGGCAATGGCTTTGAGATTGTAGGGCGTTTCACTTTAGATGAATGGCTAAGCTTTCGTTGA